The following nucleotide sequence is from Melioribacteraceae bacterium.
TCTTCGCGGAAACAAGTACGATGTCGAATTACACAGCATTGAAGATAATATTGCTATAGTTGAAGTAAACGGTTCGAAGTATGAAGTCGAGATAGAGCAAGAAATTAAAACGACAAAAACTCCAAAGTTAATACGCGAAGTAGCCATCCCTTCGTCCGAAAGCGATAGAGCCAAAACAAGTAAACCTTCTGAAAAAAAGGGAGCAGGAAATATAAAAGCTCCGCTTCCGGGAACAATCTTACAAATATTTGTGAAGGAAGGCGATATAGTCAAAAGCGGCGATAGGCTTCTGATTATGGAAGCGATGAAAATGGAGAATAATATTTCTTCGGATAAGGAAGGGAAAATAACTGCCGTTAAAGTTAAAACCGGGGATTCCGTACTTGAAGGTGACGTACTAGTTGAGATTGGGAGTTAATGATGGAAATCTTGAAAGATTTAGTTGACGGATTTAGTGTTTTTGTTCAGTATACAGGTTTTGCGAATTTAACGATTGGGCATTTACTTATGCTTATTGTTGGATCATGTTTTATTTACCTCGGAATTGCTAAGGAGTATGAACCGTTACTTCTTGTCCCAATCGGTTTTGGTATCCTAGTTGGAAATATTCCCTTTCTTGAAAGTGCCGGTCTTTCTTTAGGTATTTATGAAGAAGGCAGTGTTCTCAATTATTTATACTTTGGTGTACTTAAAGGAATCTATCCCCCGTTAATCTTCTTAGGTATTGGGGCGATGACCGATTTTTCAACATTAATTTCAAATCCTAAACTAATGCTACTCGGAGCTGCGGCTCAGGTTGGAATTTTTCTTACTTTTATCACTGCTCTTGCCCTAGGATTTACACCACAACAAGCAGCTTCAATTGGTATTATTGGTGGAGCAGACGGACCAACTGCGATTTTTCTATCCTCTAAATTAGCTCCCGAATTAATAGGTGCAATTGCAATAGCTGCATATTCATACATGGCATTAGTACCTGTAATACAACCACCAATAATAAAATTACTTACAACCAAAGAAGAACGCCGAATTAAAATGAAACCACCTCGTTCCGTTGGTAAAACCGAACGTATTCTTTTCCCTATCGTTGGGCTATTACTAACCACATTTATTTCCCCAGGTGGCTTGCCGCTTTTAGGTATGCTGTTCTTTGGCAACCTGCTCAAAGAATCCGGTGTTACAAAAAGATTAGCCGAAACCGCTTCAAGACCACTGATTGATATTGTTACAATTCTGCTCGGATTGACTGTCGGGGCTTCAACTCAAGCAACAACTTTTTTAACACCGCAATCTATTTTAATTTTCGTACTTGGCGCCGTTTCTTTTATGATCGCCACTGCCGGAGGTGTTCTCTTTGCAAAAGTTATGAATATATTTTTAAAAGGTGATAACAGACTAAATCCAATGATTGGTGCCGCCGGGGTTTCAGCAGTACCTGATAGTGCTCGCGTTGTTCAACATTTAGGATTAAAAGAAGACAAAACAAATTATCTGCTTATGCATGCGATGGCACCAAATGTTTCCGGTGTAATTGGTTCAGCTGTCGCGGCCGGTATTCTATTAAGTTTTCTGATGCAAATTATCTGACATTTTTTTGCATTAATTTTTATAAAGATAATCTTATCTTTGTTATTTCACTATTCCTAACTGGGGGTTAAATGAAGAAGTTACTTACCTTTTTCACTTTCATTTTTGTATCTACTATTGCCTTCTCACAAGCAGATTCAAAATTTATTTGTGCTCATTCCAAAATTGCAGCTTATGAGAAAAGTAACAAGTTAAATCAAATCCAATATCCCGGCGATCAAAATATTGATGTAACTTACTACAAGCTGGATCTAAATATTACTTATGATGAAAGCAAAACTGATGTCGTCTATCTTGAAGGAGTTGTTACAATTTCCGCTAAAGCAATAGGCAATATCAATTCTGCTTTCTTCGATCTAAGAAATCACTTCACAATTAATGAAATAAAAGTTAACGGGAATCCTACCTCGGCATACGTTAAGGATAATAATAAAATTACTCTAAATTTCGATTCAGCAGTTAATGATGGTAATGAGTTTACGGTTGAAGTAACTTACGAAGGTGTTCCCGGCTCATCAGGCATGGGTAGTTTTGAATACGATACAAATTATGATGTGATCTGGACATTAAGTGAACCATACGGCGCACCGGATTGGTGGATTTGTAAAGATAGTCCCGCCGACAAACCAGATTCGGCAGATATTTGGATAACTTGCAGAAATGATTTTATTCCGGCTTCTAACGGTACTTTAGAAGATATAATAGATAATGGAAATGGAACACATACTTATAAGTATCATGAATCATATCCGATTGCCCATTATCTGATTTCGCTTGCGATTGCTCCTTATGAAACTTTTCAAGAGTACTGGAACTACTCCCCAACTGATTCTATGTTAGTTATTAGTTATAATTTTCCGCAAAATCACACACAATCAAGAATCAACAGTTTAAAAGAAACCATTAATATGTTAGATGTTTTTTCAGACATGTATGGAATGTATCCTTTTGTTGATGAAAAATACGGTCATGCTGAATGTTTATTTGGCGGTGCAATGGAACATCAAACTATGACTTCGATGGGTTCATTCGCATACAATACTGCGACAATTGCCCACGAACTAGCACATCATTGGTTTGGTGACATGATAACTTGTGCCGATTGGCAAAATATTTGGTTGAATGAAGGATTTGCAACTTATAGCGAATCTCTTTATTGGGAAGCCGCATATGGTCATGATGCTTTTATGGATGATGTCCAATCCAATATGCGTTCCGCAAAATTTGCAACAGGATCAATATACGTGCAAAACATCAATAGCATAAACGAAATTTTCAGCGGTGTAAGAAGTTACGCGAAAGGTTCGATTGTTTTACATATGCTTAGAGGTGTAATTGGTGACGAAGCTTTCTTCCAAACAATGTACAACTATGCTCATGATGAACAGGTAAGACATGCATCAGCAGTCACAGAGGATTTCCAACGTGTTGCTGAAGCCACCTCCGGTATGAATTTGGACTGGTTCTTTCAACAATGGATTTATGGCGAAGGTTATCCAAAATATAAATTTGGCTGGACTAGTGATCAGACGGCCGGATTATTTTCTGTATCGGGAATAATTGAACAAACTCAATCAGTGGGTCCAACTTTTAAGATGCCAATTGAATTAGTTGTTGAATATACAGACGGCTCCGAAGAATCATTCATTGTCTGGGATTCAACCGCATCACAAAATTTTGAATTTTCTGTTTTAAAAGAGCCATTTGCGGTTTCATTTGATCCGAACTATTGGATATTAAGAGATGTAACAGAGTTAATGATTGATCCACCGCTAGATAAAGGTATTCTTTTAGTAAACGGTTTAACATGGAATGATGACGTAAATAACTCGTATGAACAAAAATCTTTTTGGGGAAACCTGCCGATTTCATTTTGGGATTTACAACAGCAGCCATCAGGTGGTTATCCCTCCGCACTTCCGGTGCCAGAGGGAAATGGAGATTTAACTATGTCAACAGTTCGCAGATACTCAACAATAATTTGGGTTTCGAGCGGCAGCGATGCAAACAAATTTGATAAACAATTGATGAACGACTATTTAAATGCCGGAGGTAATTTATTGTTGATCACCCCTTCTGGCAAATCTTTTATTGATGATAATTTATTAGAGTATTTAGGAATCACTTGGCATACTTCTGCGCTTACTACATTAAAAGATTTTCAAAGTGTCGAACCCGGTTTAAGTAATATTACTGTTACTGCAAATCAAACATTTATTAATGTATTTAATACGCAGTTAAATTCTGTATCATCAACTTTACTCTATCAATCAACAGAGGGATTTGATGAGCCAAGAGGTGTCGGAGTGATTTCTAGTCCAGAAGATCTAGGGAAATTTGCATTGCTGGCATGTAAGCCACTCAATTTTGATTATACAGAACTTTCAAGCAATTTAGAATATATAATAGTCAATTTAATTGGCGAACCTCTTACTTCAGTAGAAGATAAAGAGTCGGTTGTAAATGTTTTTGAGTTGAAATCTGTGTATCCAAATCCATTCAATCCGACTACAACTATTGAATTCGCTTTACCTTCAAACGAACATGTGAACATCTCCGTTTATAATATTATTGGACAGAAAGTTGATGAAATAATTAATGATAATTTTGAAAGCGGCATCCACAAATTCAATTGGAATGCATCACATTTAGCTTCCGGAATTTATTTAATAAAATTTGATGGCGGTAAATTTCACGCAGTTCAAAAAGCAGTTTTAATGAAATAAATTTTGGATAGGGGATGTTCATCGAATATCCCCTATCTTTTTCAAATCATTCTAATTTATAGTACTACCACAAAATAATCACACCCTCGTCCTCCAAATAATTCAAATCGAGAAATCCAAACAAATGTTAGATTATATAAAATACTACGAAAAATATTCGATAATATTTAAATAATAATTTTTGTTTCACTCAATCTTCATTTTTTCTTAAGTTGCATAATCCAGAAATTATAAGAAACAAAGATGAAAAATTTATCAACTATAGTATTTTTATCATTTATTCTAACAACAATCTTAGCAGGTGAAAATTTGTTTGTCCAAGAGAAATCTACAATACTTGAAAACGTTAAAGAACAACGTGAAGCTGAACTAAACTCATATTACTCCAATAAACAGTTAGGTTCATTTATTATTGACGGCAAAACTTATTTTAGATTATTTACTCCAAATGCGGTCGAAGTTGAGCTGGTAACTTTTAAAAATGTTGAAGACAGCGTTGGTCAAACTCATAAAATGAAGCGCGATAAAGATGCGGTTTGGGAAATAATTTTGGAAGGTGATTTACACGGACTTTATTATGGTTTCAAAGTCTATCATAAAGAGGACGAAATAGGAAATCCCGAACAAGTTTTATGTATCGATCCTTATGCGAAAGCTGTTACAACATTTAATACTTACATGAATCCAAGAAAA
It contains:
- a CDS encoding sodium ion-translocating decarboxylase subunit beta → MEILKDLVDGFSVFVQYTGFANLTIGHLLMLIVGSCFIYLGIAKEYEPLLLVPIGFGILVGNIPFLESAGLSLGIYEEGSVLNYLYFGVLKGIYPPLIFLGIGAMTDFSTLISNPKLMLLGAAAQVGIFLTFITALALGFTPQQAASIGIIGGADGPTAIFLSSKLAPELIGAIAIAAYSYMALVPVIQPPIIKLLTTKEERRIKMKPPRSVGKTERILFPIVGLLLTTFISPGGLPLLGMLFFGNLLKESGVTKRLAETASRPLIDIVTILLGLTVGASTQATTFLTPQSILIFVLGAVSFMIATAGGVLFAKVMNIFLKGDNRLNPMIGAAGVSAVPDSARVVQHLGLKEDKTNYLLMHAMAPNVSGVIGSAVAAGILLSFLMQII
- a CDS encoding biotin/lipoyl-containing protein, producing the protein MKKFKFTLRGNKYDVELHSIEDNIAIVEVNGSKYEVEIEQEIKTTKTPKLIREVAIPSSESDRAKTSKPSEKKGAGNIKAPLPGTILQIFVKEGDIVKSGDRLLIMEAMKMENNISSDKEGKITAVKVKTGDSVLEGDVLVEIGS
- a CDS encoding M1 family aminopeptidase; protein product: MKKLLTFFTFIFVSTIAFSQADSKFICAHSKIAAYEKSNKLNQIQYPGDQNIDVTYYKLDLNITYDESKTDVVYLEGVVTISAKAIGNINSAFFDLRNHFTINEIKVNGNPTSAYVKDNNKITLNFDSAVNDGNEFTVEVTYEGVPGSSGMGSFEYDTNYDVIWTLSEPYGAPDWWICKDSPADKPDSADIWITCRNDFIPASNGTLEDIIDNGNGTHTYKYHESYPIAHYLISLAIAPYETFQEYWNYSPTDSMLVISYNFPQNHTQSRINSLKETINMLDVFSDMYGMYPFVDEKYGHAECLFGGAMEHQTMTSMGSFAYNTATIAHELAHHWFGDMITCADWQNIWLNEGFATYSESLYWEAAYGHDAFMDDVQSNMRSAKFATGSIYVQNINSINEIFSGVRSYAKGSIVLHMLRGVIGDEAFFQTMYNYAHDEQVRHASAVTEDFQRVAEATSGMNLDWFFQQWIYGEGYPKYKFGWTSDQTAGLFSVSGIIEQTQSVGPTFKMPIELVVEYTDGSEESFIVWDSTASQNFEFSVLKEPFAVSFDPNYWILRDVTELMIDPPLDKGILLVNGLTWNDDVNNSYEQKSFWGNLPISFWDLQQQPSGGYPSALPVPEGNGDLTMSTVRRYSTIIWVSSGSDANKFDKQLMNDYLNAGGNLLLITPSGKSFIDDNLLEYLGITWHTSALTTLKDFQSVEPGLSNITVTANQTFINVFNTQLNSVSSTLLYQSTEGFDEPRGVGVISSPEDLGKFALLACKPLNFDYTELSSNLEYIIVNLIGEPLTSVEDKESVVNVFELKSVYPNPFNPTTTIEFALPSNEHVNISVYNIIGQKVDEIINDNFESGIHKFNWNASHLASGIYLIKFDGGKFHAVQKAVLMK